The Gasterosteus aculeatus chromosome 8, fGasAcu3.hap1.1, whole genome shotgun sequence genome has a window encoding:
- the npl gene encoding N-acetylneuraminate lyase produces MDPSAEKKLNGLIAATFTPFTAQGEVNLEEIGPYIDYLTEKQGVNGIFVNGTTGESMSLSVAERKLLAEEWCQKAKGKLDQVIVHVGCLSLKEAKELAAHAAQVGADAIAAMAPFFFKPRTAGALRSFLQEVASAAPTLPFFYYHIPAVTGVTVPARDLLEGIQELIPSFRGVKFSGADLMDFGQCISSSPPHWSFLYGVDEQLLAGLVMGADGAVGSTYNYAGCHFNQLMSALKDGHIDQARKIQFKMQQVLSYAMKLGFDVGVNKQLMNELSGLNLGAPRLPVTPCPPDAAGLIVKKYHQIFTDC; encoded by the exons ATGGATCCTTCCGCTGAAAAGAAGCTGAACGGCTTAATTGCAGCCACGTTCACTCCATTCACCGCCCAAGG TGAAGTCAACCTAGAGGAGATTGGACCTTATATTGACTACTTGACAGAGAAGCAAGGTGTTAATGGCATATTTG TGAACGGGACCACGGGAGAGAGCATGTCTCTCAGTGTTGCAGAGCGGAAGCTCCTCGCTGAGGAGTGGTGTCAAAAAGCCAAGGGGAA ATTGGATCAGGTGATCGTTCACGTCGGCTGCCTGAGTCTTAAAGAAGCCAAAGAGCTG GCGGCGCATGCAGCTCAGGTCGGCGCTGACGCCATCGCGGCCATGGCCCCGTTCTTCTTCAAGCCCAGAACTGCAG GCGCGCTGAGGTCGTTCCTCCAGGAAGTGGCTTCAGCCGCCCCAACGCTGCCTTTCTTTTATTACCACATTCCAGCCGTCACCGGTGTCACTG tgccaGCGAGAGATTTGTTGGAGGGCATCCAGGAGCTCATCCCCTCCTTCAGAGGTGTGAAGTTCAGCGGGGCCGACCTGATGGACTTTGGCCAGTGCATCAGCAGCAGTCCACCTCACTGGTCCTTCCTGTACGGCGTGGACGAG CAACTGCTTGCAGGTCTGGTCATGGGGGCGGACGGAGCGGTCGGCAG CACTTACAACTATGCGGGTTGTCATTTCAACCAGCTCATGTCCGCGCTCAAGGACGGCCACATCGACCAAGCCAGGAAGATCCAG TTCAAGATGCAACAGGTCCTCAGTTATGCCATGAAACTTG gctttGACGTGGGCGTGAACAAGCAGCTGATGAATGAGCTGTCGGGCTTGAACCTCGGGGCCCCCCGGCTCCCTGTGACGCCGTGTCCTCCAGATGCCGCCGGGCTCATCGTGAAGAAATACCACCAGATTTTTACCGATTGTTGA
- the sec22bb gene encoding vesicle-trafficking protein SEC22b-B gives MVLLTMIARLADGLPLAASMQEDEQLGRDLQQYQSQAKQLFRKLNDQSPTRCTLEAGSMSFHYAIEKGVCYLVLCEASFAKKLAFAYLEDLQAEFHEQHGKKVPTVSRPYSFIEFDTYIQKTKKSYIDSRARRNLGSINTELQDVQRIMVANIEEVLQRGEALSALDSKASNLSSLSKKYQRDAKYLNTRSTYAKLAAGGVFFIMLIVYVRFWWL, from the exons ATGGTGCTGCTGACGATGATCGCTCGGCTGGCCGACGGCCTTCCGTTAGCCGCCTCAATGCAGGAGGACGAACAG TTGGGTCGCGACCTTCAGCAGTATCAGAGTCAAGCTAAGCAGCTCTTCAGGAAACTCAACGATCAGAGTCCCACGCGCTGCACGCTGGAGGCCGGCTCCATGTCCTTCCA CTATGCCATAGAGAAGGGAGTGTGCTATCTGGTGCTGTGTGAAGCCAGCTTCGCCAAGAAGCTGGCTTTTGCTTACCTCGAAGACCTGCAGGCAGAGTTCCATGAGCAGCACGGCAAGAAGGTCCCCACGGTGTCCCGGCCTTACTCCTTCATTGAATTTG ACACCTACATCCAAAAAACCAAGAAGTCGTACATTGACAGCCGAGCGAGGAGGAACCTGGGCAGCATCAACACGGAGCTGCAGGACGTCCAGAGGATCATGGTGGCCAACATCGAGGAggtgctgcagagaggagaggctcTCTCCG CGCTGGACTCCAAGGCCAGCAACCTGTCCAGCCTCTCCAAGAAGTACCAGAGGGACGCCAAGTATCTGAACACCCGCTCCACCTACGCCAAGCTGGCCGCCGGCGGCGTGTTCTTCATCATGCTCATTGTCTACGTGCGCTTCTGGTGGCTCTGA